Genomic DNA from Dehalogenimonas lykanthroporepellens BL-DC-9:
GGTATATATTTTCGACAAGAACCGGTCGGTCTGGGTGGAGCCGGAGCTTGAGGAAGCTGAGCTTATCGCGGTGACGGAGTTCGGCTGTGAGAAGATATGTGACCCCGCTCACGCCTGGCAGTACGGCAACGTCCGCAAGGTA
This window encodes:
- a CDS encoding hypothetical protein (KEGG: cbf:CLI_1533 quinolinate synthetase), encoding MKNSELITLLQQYPPDLPVYIFDKNRSVWVEPELEEAELIAVTEFGCEKICDPAHAWQYGNVRKVKAVTIR